The following proteins are co-located in the Sphingomonas morindae genome:
- a CDS encoding conjugal transfer protein TraH, translated as MARGKKGALRRRLGAGLALVAASHFAIIEVARADVASQMNGFFNDAGGAANVTGPTAFQGQSAGYYSLGNVWTRFPQKSVSPFNLQLPSARAGCGGIDLFAGSFSFINASEIVAMLKATANNALGFAFKLAIDSVSPEIGKVMDEFSQKAQLLNQMNISSCETAQALVGGIWPQVETTRSTICEAVGNSQGIFSDWAASRQGCNNGNRRDSTIAGNTDANMKDQLVGEPHNYTWEALKKSAKFGAFDQSFSEYIMTLVGTVVTTPSTDPTVGGKVVMFGPAEEAVVTALLDGTADAPPVKMLKCNDTNCYDVGEQTLTVPASSALRPRIAGMIRSMSSKIRTDTALDASEKQLLNLATVPLYKILAVQAYAHYALTDGEIETLSEIVAVDLLAAMLDNMMDRVEQAQTHYQTFDQATATQWKQQIAATRQKFAQRDVKLSNKLQVTMQIIDRSIMLESTLQNSMTPGMSSALNFSRGLNAQGLM; from the coding sequence ATGGCACGCGGGAAGAAGGGCGCGCTGCGCCGTCGGTTGGGGGCTGGCCTCGCGCTCGTGGCCGCTTCGCACTTCGCCATCATTGAGGTGGCGCGAGCGGATGTCGCGTCGCAGATGAACGGCTTTTTCAACGACGCTGGCGGCGCCGCGAATGTCACCGGGCCGACTGCCTTCCAAGGCCAGTCGGCCGGCTATTATTCGCTCGGCAATGTCTGGACGCGCTTTCCTCAGAAGAGCGTCTCGCCCTTCAACCTCCAGCTCCCTAGCGCCCGGGCGGGCTGCGGCGGCATTGACCTGTTTGCAGGCAGCTTCTCGTTCATCAACGCCTCCGAGATCGTGGCGATGCTGAAGGCGACCGCGAACAATGCGCTCGGCTTCGCCTTCAAGCTCGCGATCGATTCCGTCTCGCCCGAGATCGGCAAGGTCATGGATGAGTTCAGCCAGAAGGCGCAGCTCCTCAATCAGATGAACATTTCGAGCTGCGAAACCGCCCAAGCGCTCGTGGGCGGGATATGGCCACAGGTGGAGACAACCAGGTCGACGATCTGCGAGGCCGTTGGGAACAGCCAGGGCATTTTCTCGGACTGGGCGGCGTCCCGGCAGGGTTGCAACAACGGGAACCGGCGCGACAGCACGATCGCGGGCAATACCGATGCCAACATGAAGGACCAGCTCGTCGGCGAGCCGCACAACTACACCTGGGAGGCGCTCAAGAAGTCCGCGAAGTTCGGGGCGTTTGACCAGTCCTTCTCGGAATATATCATGACTCTGGTCGGGACGGTCGTGACAACCCCGTCAACCGATCCGACGGTGGGCGGCAAGGTCGTAATGTTTGGGCCGGCCGAGGAAGCCGTCGTTACGGCACTCCTGGACGGCACGGCGGATGCACCTCCCGTCAAAATGCTCAAGTGCAACGATACCAATTGCTATGATGTGGGCGAACAGACCCTAACGGTGCCGGCATCGTCGGCGCTGCGGCCGCGGATCGCTGGAATGATCCGGTCGATGAGCAGCAAGATCCGGACGGACACCGCTCTCGACGCCTCCGAAAAGCAGCTCCTCAATCTCGCGACGGTGCCGCTCTACAAGATCCTCGCGGTCCAAGCCTATGCGCATTACGCGCTTACCGACGGCGAGATCGAAACCCTCTCGGAGATCGTCGCGGTCGACCTGCTAGCGGCCATGCTCGACAACATGATGGACCGGGTCGAGCAGGCACAGACCCATTATCAGACGTTCGATCAGGCGACCGCCACCCAGTGGAAGCAACAGATCGCCGCGACCCGCCAGAAATTCGCGCAGCGTGATGTGAAGCTCTCCAACAAGCTGCAGGTGACCATGCAGATCATCGACCGCAGTATCATGCTCGAGTCCACCCTTCAGAACTCGATGACCCCGGGCATGTCCTCCGCGCTCAACTTTTCGCGCGGGCTGAACGCACAAGGGCTGATGTAG
- a CDS encoding conjugal transfer protein TraF — MSIFGRTSVLAAIFSATIWAPPIFAQEAPATQRDAIEQDRPDDFYCGERRLGQWFYCAKPKPAEDAARNAQANEESATDRIAAITRQLDELKAKAILDPTEANVINYVRFQREQLDRASTFSDTWQRALWQNPDLDYTLQRPVSTVGKRLWLDNRQADRDAVLTSLGQRYGLFYFYAQSCGACEVFAPILRSVTDSHRLTVMAVSMDGGPNREFPNYVVDSGQRARMGVPGNETPALVLFDTQTRRTIPVGYGVLSADEIMDRIFMLTNTKVGSDY, encoded by the coding sequence ATGTCGATCTTCGGTAGGACTTCGGTCCTGGCCGCCATCTTCTCGGCGACCATCTGGGCACCGCCCATATTCGCGCAAGAGGCGCCGGCCACCCAGCGCGACGCGATCGAGCAGGATCGCCCCGACGATTTCTATTGCGGTGAGCGTCGGCTCGGCCAGTGGTTCTACTGCGCAAAGCCTAAGCCGGCAGAGGATGCCGCGCGAAATGCGCAGGCCAACGAGGAGAGTGCGACGGACCGGATCGCTGCGATCACAAGGCAGCTCGACGAACTGAAGGCGAAAGCGATCCTGGATCCGACCGAGGCCAACGTGATCAATTATGTGCGCTTCCAGCGCGAACAGCTCGATCGCGCATCCACATTCTCCGACACCTGGCAGCGCGCGCTCTGGCAAAATCCCGATCTCGACTACACGCTGCAGCGTCCAGTCTCGACGGTCGGGAAACGCCTCTGGCTCGACAACCGTCAGGCCGACCGGGATGCGGTGCTGACCAGCCTCGGGCAGCGCTACGGTCTCTTCTATTTCTACGCCCAGAGCTGCGGTGCGTGCGAGGTGTTCGCGCCGATCCTGCGCTCGGTGACCGACAGCCATCGCCTGACAGTGATGGCCGTTTCGATGGATGGCGGGCCCAATCGGGAGTTCCCGAACTACGTGGTCGATTCCGGCCAGCGGGCTCGCATGGGCGTTCCCGGCAATGAGACGCCGGCGCTTGTCCTGTTCGACACCCAGACCAGGCGGACGATCCCGGTCGGTTACGGTGTGCTCAGCGCCGACGAGATCATGGACCGCATCTTCATGCTGACCAACACCAAGGTGGGGAGCGATTACTGA